A single genomic interval of Alteromonas sp. CI.11.F.A3 harbors:
- a CDS encoding CC0125/CC1285 family lipoprotein has translation MRLPIKMKIAALACSVFFTACTTTPIASPTPYKSAVTKEGYGYSSVQLTDNEYRVLFKATDRTPADVIQQFALRRAAELANKQNYEWLAIVKTDVDKKPVMARAVTHSTDKPQPFATNQQCTMSGCTEVAQPAPGQGQNTVTQTQINDVYFSILVRMNNTKASLGKNAMSVQEILANQADNAK, from the coding sequence ATGCGCCTTCCAATAAAAATGAAAATAGCGGCTCTAGCATGCAGTGTGTTTTTTACCGCGTGCACTACTACACCTATAGCTTCCCCTACGCCGTACAAATCTGCGGTGACTAAAGAAGGTTACGGTTACTCAAGCGTTCAGCTAACCGACAATGAATACCGAGTTTTATTTAAAGCTACTGACCGAACCCCTGCCGATGTCATTCAGCAATTCGCATTGCGCCGAGCAGCTGAACTCGCAAACAAACAAAACTACGAATGGTTGGCAATTGTTAAAACCGATGTTGATAAAAAACCTGTTATGGCCAGAGCGGTAACTCACAGCACGGATAAACCCCAACCGTTTGCAACTAACCAGCAATGTACCATGTCAGGATGTACAGAAGTGGCACAACCTGCACCAGGCCAGGGACAAAATACCGTTACGCAGACTCAAATTAATGATGTTTACTTTTCTATCTTGGTAAGAATGAACAATACCAAAGCTAGCTTAGGGAAAAACGCGATGTCTGTTCAGGAAATTTTGGCAAATCAGGCTGACAACGCTAAATAA
- a CDS encoding response regulator, translating into MTRKQSQPINILMADDDEDDRLLTVDALKESRVLNNLFCVEDGVELLEFLRHEGKYTDASKFPRPSLILLDLNMPRKDGREALQELKTDPKLRGIPVVILTTSKEEEDMLRGYDLGCASYITKPVNFEGLVELMRALGRYWIEFVELPHD; encoded by the coding sequence AATATCCTTATGGCAGATGACGATGAGGACGATCGTCTATTAACCGTAGACGCACTGAAAGAAAGCCGTGTGTTAAACAACTTATTTTGTGTTGAAGATGGCGTGGAATTACTCGAATTTTTACGTCATGAAGGCAAATACACAGATGCCAGCAAATTCCCCCGCCCTAGCTTAATTCTGTTAGACCTTAACATGCCACGTAAAGACGGCAGAGAAGCGCTGCAAGAATTGAAAACTGACCCTAAACTACGTGGGATCCCAGTAGTCATTCTTACTACCTCCAAAGAAGAAGAAGACATGCTTCGCGGATACGATTTAGGCTGTGCTTCCTATATCACCAAACCTGTGAATTTCGAGGGACTTGTCGAGCTTATGCGCGCGCTAGGTCGCTACTGGATTGAGTTTGTAGAATTGCCCCACGATTAA
- a CDS encoding DUF1328 domain-containing protein — translation MLGWAITFFIIAIIAAVFGFGGIAGAATGIAQFLFFVFIALLVISLVANALRGRSPRA, via the coding sequence ATGTTAGGTTGGGCAATTACTTTTTTCATTATCGCCATTATTGCAGCAGTTTTTGGTTTTGGCGGCATCGCAGGTGCAGCAACAGGTATCGCACAATTTTTATTTTTTGTGTTCATCGCCTTACTAGTCATTTCACTAGTCGCGAATGCCTTACGCGGTCGGTCACCACGAGCATAA
- a CDS encoding response regulator has product MTEVIRVLLIEDDEDDYFLTSDYLLQCEEPRFQLTWVTNSADAIDALQRRNFDLCLLDYLLGAENAVDVLEVLKSNQFNLPVVILTGQSDSQVDELVMRAGAADYLQKTEIESPRFMRTIRYAMVRREIENERLERHKVEQQNKAKDKFLAHLGHELRTPLTSILGYTELLLDDKGNDPLAQELSIIHSNGKHLLSLLNDLLDMSRIMADKLELNIKEVHLSPFLTDIHSLMRLAAKDKDLIFDVIAETKIPEVVKTDPTRLRQVLINLVSNAVKFTDTGKITVTVEIRPPAPGKTNERLHFIVEDTGIGMPPDKLDKIFQPFEQIEDIMRANHGGAGLGLAISRELVTKLGGSISVDSVFGKGSRFSFSIDPGDISEQSRTHLTLKPPSKTESNNLDLQVTGKVLIVDDIREIRRLTGHLVSQCHATVAYAENGVKALEAVLQAEEDNDPFHLVLMDIHMPVMNGIEALHAIRRHKSNVPVVAVTAASRKGLKQSLMDDGFNNVIGKPIERAALTEVLDQYLVRSQGPAVSKIETVKTVTQCTQPQPTSKKVLVIEDDEDAAELLQLFLVHQGHDVITANTGADAIERMNEVVFDHVLMDLTLPDYHGYDLAAELNQIQPKAKLVIVSGNEPDKDTMKHLGVSQSLLKPVSKEDLISVVS; this is encoded by the coding sequence GTGACCGAAGTTATCCGGGTTTTACTGATTGAAGATGACGAAGATGATTATTTCCTAACATCGGATTATTTACTTCAATGTGAAGAACCCCGTTTCCAGCTTACCTGGGTAACCAACAGTGCTGACGCCATAGACGCGTTACAGCGTCGAAATTTCGACTTGTGCTTACTCGATTATTTGCTAGGTGCTGAAAACGCAGTAGATGTGTTGGAAGTACTAAAATCGAATCAGTTCAACCTCCCTGTTGTTATTCTAACTGGTCAGTCAGACTCTCAAGTTGACGAATTGGTAATGCGAGCAGGTGCAGCCGATTACCTACAAAAAACAGAAATTGAGTCGCCACGTTTCATGCGAACCATTCGTTACGCCATGGTTCGACGAGAGATAGAAAACGAACGATTAGAAAGACATAAAGTTGAACAGCAAAATAAAGCGAAAGATAAGTTTTTGGCCCACTTAGGTCACGAACTTCGCACCCCGCTTACGTCTATTCTAGGTTATACAGAACTACTATTAGACGACAAAGGTAATGATCCTCTCGCGCAAGAGCTTTCTATTATTCATTCCAACGGAAAACATTTACTAAGCTTGTTAAATGATTTGTTGGATATGTCTCGCATTATGGCAGACAAACTTGAGCTGAATATCAAAGAGGTACATTTAAGCCCTTTCCTCACTGATATTCACTCATTGATGCGATTGGCCGCCAAAGATAAAGATCTTATTTTCGACGTTATTGCAGAAACCAAGATTCCAGAAGTGGTTAAAACTGACCCTACCCGTTTGCGCCAGGTGTTAATCAATTTAGTCAGCAATGCCGTAAAATTTACCGATACCGGAAAAATTACGGTTACAGTAGAGATTCGTCCACCCGCGCCTGGCAAAACGAATGAGCGATTACACTTTATTGTTGAAGATACTGGTATTGGCATGCCACCAGATAAGCTAGATAAAATTTTTCAACCTTTCGAACAAATCGAAGATATTATGCGCGCGAACCATGGCGGAGCTGGATTAGGTTTAGCGATAAGCCGTGAGCTTGTCACTAAGCTAGGTGGTAGCATTAGTGTTGATTCCGTGTTTGGCAAAGGCAGTCGATTTTCATTTTCCATCGACCCTGGTGATATTAGTGAGCAAAGTCGTACACATCTTACGCTTAAGCCACCTAGCAAAACAGAATCGAACAATTTGGATTTACAAGTTACCGGCAAAGTACTAATTGTTGATGATATTCGTGAAATTCGTCGCTTAACAGGGCATTTAGTCAGTCAATGTCACGCTACTGTAGCTTATGCTGAAAACGGGGTTAAAGCGTTAGAGGCAGTACTACAAGCCGAAGAAGATAACGACCCCTTTCATTTAGTGTTAATGGACATCCATATGCCTGTAATGAATGGCATTGAAGCGCTTCATGCAATTAGGCGACACAAGAGCAACGTACCTGTTGTGGCCGTCACAGCCGCTAGCCGTAAAGGATTAAAACAGTCTTTAATGGATGACGGATTTAATAATGTTATTGGTAAACCTATTGAACGAGCAGCGCTTACTGAAGTGCTCGACCAATATTTGGTGCGCTCTCAAGGACCAGCCGTGTCAAAAATAGAAACCGTTAAAACAGTCACCCAATGCACTCAACCTCAACCGACTTCAAAGAAAGTATTAGTAATAGAAGATGATGAGGATGCTGCAGAGTTATTGCAATTATTTTTAGTTCATCAAGGCCATGATGTCATTACGGCAAATACGGGCGCGGATGCTATCGAGCGTATGAACGAAGTGGTATTTGACCATGTATTGATGGATTTAACGCTTCCTGATTACCATGGATATGACCTAGCCGCCGAGTTGAATCAAATTCAACCTAAAGCGAAACTGGTTATTGTGAGTGGCAACGAGCCGGATAAAGATACTATGAAGCATTTAGGCGTGAGTCAGTCACTTCTAAAGCCTGTTAGTAAAGAAGATTTAATTAGTGTGGTGTCTTAA
- the yfbR gene encoding 5'-deoxynucleotidase, producing the protein MAKTHSAFIGLMQRARNVKRWPLMAQFQEEMLSTHIYEASMVAHMLGAIAADVFNEDVDPDRVAAMAIFHEGSEIAGMSDIPSPVKYHDPETTAAIKKLERRFEAMLIQTLPEPLQKRYQPLIEQDKDDIHVRLAKAADVLCAYLKCDYELSKSNSEFSNAMYEMEVQLQQYRERFQSVEYFCKVFLEDANATLDEQTKDLDWVERANTLHLDSEKSNK; encoded by the coding sequence ATGGCAAAAACTCACTCCGCATTTATAGGTTTAATGCAACGGGCAAGAAATGTGAAACGATGGCCTTTAATGGCACAGTTTCAAGAGGAGATGTTGTCTACACACATCTACGAAGCCTCTATGGTAGCGCATATGCTAGGCGCAATAGCCGCGGATGTGTTTAACGAAGATGTCGACCCTGACCGAGTTGCTGCTATGGCTATATTTCATGAAGGTAGCGAAATTGCGGGTATGAGTGATATTCCAAGCCCTGTGAAATATCACGACCCTGAAACTACTGCTGCTATTAAGAAGCTCGAGCGCAGGTTTGAGGCTATGCTGATACAAACCTTGCCTGAGCCGCTACAGAAGCGTTACCAGCCTTTAATAGAACAAGATAAAGATGACATTCACGTGCGTCTTGCTAAGGCGGCTGATGTTTTATGTGCGTATCTTAAGTGTGATTATGAGTTGTCGAAATCCAACTCAGAATTTTCAAATGCTATGTATGAAATGGAAGTGCAATTGCAACAGTACCGAGAACGATTTCAGTCAGTAGAATATTTTTGTAAAGTTTTCTTAGAAGATGCCAATGCGACGTTAGATGAACAAACAAAAGATCTGGATTGGGTCGAACGTGCTAATACATTACATTTAGACTCCGAAAAAAGTAATAAATAG
- a CDS encoding DUF883 domain-containing protein, whose translation MATQTTTPKTAKANSVTEPSHPVTDQLKETLHSSVDKLADSAAVAEDNIRNTASRSADNMSERKRLAEQKWQSSGVRKYAIENPLATAGMAFAAGMLVTSLFRKK comes from the coding sequence ATGGCAACACAAACTACTACGCCAAAAACAGCGAAAGCGAATAGCGTAACCGAGCCTAGTCACCCAGTCACGGATCAGTTAAAAGAAACACTTCATTCGTCAGTTGATAAACTGGCCGATAGTGCAGCCGTAGCTGAGGACAATATTCGAAATACTGCAAGTCGCTCTGCCGACAATATGTCTGAACGAAAACGTTTAGCTGAGCAAAAATGGCAATCTTCTGGTGTACGTAAGTATGCTATCGAAAACCCATTAGCAACTGCTGGTATGGCATTCGCAGCAGGTATGTTAGTTACTTCATTGTTTCGCAAGAAATAA